Genomic DNA from Eptesicus fuscus isolate TK198812 chromosome 18, DD_ASM_mEF_20220401, whole genome shotgun sequence:
AAAACAAAAGTGTGATTCCCTCCAAAAACACTTCCTGGGAGAAGGCAGGCTGCTCGGAGAGGTGAGAGAATGGTGCTCGCTGTCCCCCTGGAGGCGGACAGAAGCCTTGGTGGTTCTGCGCCTGAGGACCGGGAAGTGGGCCATGCTGCCTCTTCCTGGAGCAGAGCGGACGCGGTGAACGTGTGCACGACTGACTGGTCCTGGGTTCTGAGGCGGCGAGGACAAATGGTGTGCCAGCCTCGGTTTGCCAAAAAGCTGATCCCAGAACCTGCCCCCAAAGATGCAATTCCAAAGGTCTGGAGCAGGTCCTGGGAACCCTCATTCATACTGCAACccagggcagcggtcgccaacctacggacctcacagaccaccagttggtgaccgctgatcCAGGGGATCCTGACGCAGGTAGTTCAGAAACCATGTGTTGAGTCTGGGTCAAGTGGGTCTGGGGTGGGTGACAAGGTCCTAGAGGATGAGGGTGGTCAGTGGCAGCAGAGAAGGAACTTCTGAAGGCTAAAGACCCATTTCCACACACTCAAGAGACAAAAAAGTGCACCGGAGGGAGGGCTGCCTTCTGTGTATGTGCCACCTACCCTGCCCCATGGGACAACCAGCTCTTCTGAGCTGGCCTGACCCTGCCTTACAAAAGCACGACGAAGGCCATGCTTTTAGAGGGCCTCCGGTTGCTCAGTAACACCTTGCACTTAGCTACTTTCCCCCCaattagaacaaaaaaaaaatcactctcccTTTGAATAGATAAAAAGGTGTGCAGGTGCCTGGGCCCTAACCTGGGTATGCTGCTGGGTCTGGGTCCTCGGCCCTCGGCCCTTGGCTCTGGCTCGGGGCCAGTGGATCTAAATCAGGGGCagagaaccttttttctgccaagggccatttgaatatttataacatcatttgtgggtcacacaaaattatcaacttaaaaattagcctgctacatttggtccaacatttaattaactcacccctaatgccttggcaggacaaGACCGAATGATTTCACGGGACGGGCATTCCCACCCCTGATGGAAATGCCTGCGTTTTAGCCACATCACTGTCTGGTACTAGTTGCCCTGACTGGCCCAGGTGAACAACCTGATCTGAGTGTAAACACAGGAAGTGTGGGGAGATCGGGGCTGGATGATTACTGCTAACATTCAAGGTACGGTTCGCGTATGTAGCTCCAAAGGTCAACCATATGCAAAGAAATTGGTACattaatgaaagaagaaaaattctttGCTGCCTAGGAACAATGCTCGGTGATCTCGCCTGCTGGGCAGGAGGTAAAGAGAGGTGAGCTTGAGCCTGGACACCCACTGTATCCTGGAGAACCAGGCCCGGGGGCCTGTCACTCCCGTCCTGGGGCTGGAATTCGGGTGTACTGACCAGTGCTGGAAGTAATGGGTCAGTAGAAGGGCCTGTGGCACTTGCCACAGAGAATTTACCCTATTTTatcacataaagaaaaaagatacatCTATTCAACTTTGGTTGTCTTCTGGGCCATCTCCTGTGGGAGGTCACGCAGCTGCAAGGCAAGGTTTCCTTCCGAGGACAAGGTAGCTCACATTGGATCAGTGTCCTTCCAAACCTGTCTTTcgggtggccaggccaggggccTAGAGCCAGCCTGCACCTCTTCTGGGAAGGCATGTGCTGGCCTAGGGAACTCAGTGAGGATGACATGTGATCCCCCAGTGAGCTTGGGGAAATGTGAAAGacttcatgttttcatttcttggaTTTCACTGAgcaacatttctctttctctaaaaacccAGACCACAGGGCTGACACGAAAAAAGCCACACTCCAGGGTCACCTTTGCTCTTGTTTGGTGCCCGACAtcagctttccttccttccttcagagAATAAGTCAAACATTCCGGTGAGGGGGAAACGGCGCTTCTCTTTCTCTGCACCAGATGACTATAAACACTCAAGGTGTCGTTTGTTGGCGCATGTAGCTCCTAAGGTCAATCACACCCAAAAGGAATGAATACACGACTCAAAATGCTGATCGGAATAAAATGgtgggaaaaataattatatttaatttaaaagagcTTTTGGTCTTCCCTTGAACATGGAGCTCCTGCTTCCTGAGGAAGATTTCGGAAGGACAGTCCAGGTTGGTTGGGTGGTTCTCTCCAACGCCGCACCTGCCCGGGTGGGCCTCACCCCGCAGACCCCTCTGCAGGGCCCTTCTGCCCAGGACACGTgctctgcccacagctggcccaggTGCACAGGTGTCAGTGAATCCCTAAGGTCACGTCATTTTGTCAGCAAGTCTGGACACACCTAACTGAGTCCTGAGAAAGTGGATCAGCTTGGTCTCGGTGAGGAACGCTGTCCCGAGAGTCGCTCCCAGACAGAAGGCCCCCACAGCCACGTGCGCCAGCCGGaacagccagccctgctcacagcaGAGGAACGCCTGTGGAAAGAAACCACTgtcacagccctggcctccttcTTCTGGGGCAAGCTGGGGGAAGCAGAGGCCCCACTGTTCCAACTCTGAGTCAGATCAAGGGCATGACAACTACGCACTGAGGGTCTACCCTGTCCCACTGCTAACAGCTGTCCTAAGATGCTGTCCTAGCGGctcagggggagggacagaggtggGAAATACTTGTCCAGCTGCTTCaggcagagcaggaagggaagcctagagggaggagcagggacagctTGCTTCAGGGACTCTCACCTCTGAAACACCAGTAATGCCACCACTGAGGGCAAACGCTCCAAGGAGGACCGGAGACAGCTGCAGGCCCGCCAGGGGCCGGTGGGGGCTCTCACGGTAGTAGCGGTGGATGAAGCAAAGGCTCTGTGTGATCCGAATGCCCATGTTAAAGCAGTTGGCCAAGATGAAGCCCACACTGCCACACCAACGGGTCAGGAGATAGGATAACACCAGGAATGAAGATGACAGGGCCAGCATTGTGAAGTTGTACCTGGAGAGAGGAAAACAAGCAAAGCAACTTGCCCTAAGACAGAACTGCAAAAAAATAAGTGGCTGTGAACATGAAGTCATGGAAAGCACCTCCAAGTTCCCATAATCCAACTGGTTTTCATAACATTTTCATGTTCTACAGATAACATGGAAATGTCACTGTCCCCCCTACCCCTGAATAGAAGAGTAAGAAAATGAACAACTCATgtcctgaccggtgtggctcagtgggttggagtgacatcccgtgcaccgaaaggttgccagtttattcccagtcaggacacatacctaggttcttggtcagggcatgtatggaaggcaaccgattgatgtttcactttcacattgacgtttctttccctctcccttcctctctctctaaatcaataaaagcatgtcctcaggtgaagattgaAGAAAACGAGCAACTCAAGATAGTTATGGTTTTTTAAGGATTATAATTGGTTCGTTTAAGGGGCACTTTGTaatcaaaacacaaaataatcttTTTCAGCCCAAGTCTTCAATGTGAGGCAGGAGAATGTGACACGGGTAACAATTATATACAAAGGCTAACTCTGTGTCAGACACcttgagtggggggaggggggggggctgtggaTGAACACACAGCCTTCCCCGGGGAGTTCAGGTTCATTTGCAGACAAGGAAACCAGGCTCACAGAGTCTGAGTAACTCCTGATTGACCCCTGGCCCCTAAATTTTAGCACTGCACACTTCCTTTCAAATGCAGAAGCCCCGTAACCTTGGCTGGTGGACATCATTCAAAGCAAATGATCAGCCTCCAAATTGAAATGTAAACAGGGAGCGAGGCCTGGATCGTCTTCAGTGTTCCCCAGACTCCTGCAcatccttcctgctctctctgcATCTCTAGAGCCCTTTGGAGTCTATGACTGGATGGATTGTACtgctcctcctgcttctctgaTTTAAAGCAGCAAGTCACTgccaggccggcatggctcagtggttgagctccaacctatgaaccaggaggtcagggtccgattcccggtcagggcacatgcccgtgttgtgggttcaatccccagtgtggggcgtgcaggtggcagccaatcaatgattctctctcatcattaaagtttctatttctctctccctctcccttcctctctgaaatcaatagaaatgttacatataaatatgtgttcagtatttcaaaattaaacttAACTATCTGAAGTAAATATCATGTCAAGACCATTATTTGAAAACTGTTATGTTGTGTTCTAAAAGCAGGCTGGAAAATCAATTTAGTGGGTCATGATAtggcagtttaaaaataaaacaacagccctggccaatgttgttctgtggttagagtgtcagcctgctcaccaaagggtttcggattcgattcccagtcaaggacacatacctgggttgcaggttcgtttCACgtgtgggagtcaaccaatcaatgtgtctctcacatcgatgtttcgctcctcctcctccctccctcccttccactctcactaaaataGCCAAAGTGAAGTAACGTGCCCATCTCCTTTCTTTTCATTCTGGACCTGCCCTTACAAAAGGCTCTTTTAGAGGTGGCGCCTAGCCACTAGTACTTGCCTTCCCCAGGCTCTCCACTGCACACCCACCATTGGTGGAGGAAGGAATCTAGGcctgattacacacacacacacacacacacacacacacacacacacacacactgagtggccagattattatgatctctgaacgcataataatctggccactcagagagagagagagagagtgtgtgtgtgtgtgtgtctgtgtgtgtgtgtgtgtgtgtgtcctatctaataatagacaaatatgcaaattgaccgtaccttcgctatgcccgcgattggccaggaggcacgggggagcgggactcagggtggccggggtggccgattgggacaatttgcatattagccttttattatataggatatacactgagtggccagattattatgcgttcagagatcataataatctggccactcagtgtatgtgtgtgtatatatatatatcctcgcgtgaggattaacaacaaaaaatactaataaaaatgaaacaacagaATTACTAGTAAAAGCTATCAGCATGTCCTGTGCATAACTGGCGAACTTACTGCCCCGTGAACGCAGAAAGTTTCAGTCATGGCCAACTGAATATGTATCGGGTCACAGTGCTCAATGTAGTTTCTACTGTGACAGCTGGTTTGGGCCAGCAGTTCCTCGGGCCCCAGCTGTCACTGGAAATCTCCTGGAGCTGTGTAATGGAAGACCCCTTGGCCCAGGCCCCTACAATTCTAGTTCTGTTGGTCTAGGAGTGGCTAGAACTTCCTAAGGGAACCTGATCAGTTTGGGGACTGCTGCTCCAGACTCAAGTTCTAAACTATGGTGTAGCAAACAAAGTCACAAGCTTCTTTGTGAGACAGTCCAACAGGGGAAGAGAGGCTGCTCTGAATGAGAGGAAGGGCTCCCCAACTCCTTGAACTACACTTTCccgtcccacccccaccactggcctCTGAGGGCTTTCAGCAGCACTCAAGGCAGTTTAGAGGCAGCatgaaccaccaccaccaccccccacccccaccccccaccgccccgcGAAGGGACCAGGCCTCAGGGGCAAAGGGATAACGAGGGCCCCTCATCCCATTACCTGCACCcaccccttctactctctctccttctccctatcACTTTCATCGCTCTCCTCAATCTCATCCTGTACTGATATCTTAAGATACAAGCTTGCTACTTTTGGTATTTGGACACAAGAGATGAAAGATCCTGGGTTCATTCATGAGCAGTTCATGTCAAAGTCACTAGagcttttaaacacacacacacacacacacacacacacacacacacacacacacagttaggAGCCTGCTGATTCTGAAGGTGTGGTAGGAGAGAGAGTGCTGGAAGTAGGTGGGCAGGACTCTGCATTTCTAGCAAGCCCCATGGGGGATTCTGACTCACAACCAGTGTGAAGAACCACTGCTTGAGGTTCCAGGGCAGAGGTTCTGATCTGTTGTCAATGGATAAGAAAAGTGGGCAAAAACATGTATGTTCACATGAGCCTTTCTCTGTGAGAAATGTCACAGATCCTGAGATTCTTAAAGACCCACAAATCAGATTCTCAGGGACAGGACTCTGAATCTTGGAGAAGCCCCTTGGTAACCCCGTGGAGCAGTAAGCAAGGAAGTGGAGGAATAGAGCTTGTCTTGTGCACTCTCTGCAAACCTGGACTAACAGCCCTGCAGGCCCAGATTCCTTCCTCCACCAATGGTGGGTGTGCAGTGGAGAGCCTGGGGGAGGCATGTACTAGTGGCTAGGCGCCACCTCTAAAAGAGCCTTTTGTAAGGGCAGGTccagaatgaaaagaaacaaaggcCATGATTAGACACGTGTCTTTAAGGTTACCTACCTGTCGACCTGTTCCTTGCTCATGGCAGCAAATGTGAAACACTCGGTTACTCCATTGATGGCAAGCAGGAGAACATAGAGACAATACGTTCGCAGCAAAACAGGACCTGTAAGGAAACAATCCACTCAGCTgccacaggccagaagggagccaCCACTCTCAGTCCGGCGGGGTGGTCAGAGAACACCAGCAGGGGGTCATGAGCCCTGCGGGTATCATCAGGGGCAAACGCATGCTCAAGCCTGTGCTCTTAATGACCTGGAAGGACTCCTAGCATTCCGTGGACTGACTAAAACAAACAGCTAAAAACAAAAGGATACGTAGGAATAAATGCATAGATCTCTTGCTTAACAGCTAAAAGCTTATCTGGCCAGCAAGCAAATCTCGCTTTTTAAACCAGCACAGAGAGGCCTGCTGGCTGGAGCACTCAGGGCACGAGGGCTGCATTACGAGAACCTCAGTTGGAAAGGCCCTGAAGAAAAGACCTTGGGGAgaacaggagcagcaggcagcttCAGGGAGAGAACACCCACAAATCCGCAGGGAGAATCAGAGCCCacagtgttatttttttctataacaaAGTAATGCAGTTCTATAGCTGACTAACAAGCTTTGAAAAAATCTGCTAACAAAAGATCAGAAGCCTTAAAAATGGGACTGACCCCCACTTTAAGAGGGCCATTATCGAGAGACAGCCGAGCAATTGTTAATAAACTTAACATATGCCCAATCTATGAGCTAGCAATACCACCCCTAGGTATACTTCCCacaggagaaaaatcacatgTCCACGAAAACACTTGTACATAAATGCCCTCAGCAGTTTTACATATAACAGCCCAAACCAACATCAATAGGAGAAAGGATAAACTAACTGTGAGCCATCCATTTGCAGCGTTTCCTCTTGGGTTTAGCAAAGGTGTTTTGCATTTCTCAGGTCACTAGACAAGGACCCTGAAGTCAGGAGCAGGGCAAGGAGACAAGGGGAGTGGAGACGAGGGGGAGGGGAAACGAGGGAAGGAAAGCTAGCAGGCACCCAGGTAGACACACTGACCCTACCAGAAGCCACGATGGGCTTCATAGAGGCTAAAGTTTGGTCAAAATGAGAGGCAGCTATAATGCGGAGACAAGGCTAGAAGACCCTGCTGGGACATGACGCTGGTGCAGCCTGGCCAGGCAAGATGACGATGGCCCTGAAGAACTTGGTGGCACCCCAAGCCACAGGCTCTTTCCACAGACTAAGAAACCAGACCATTCTCAAGACTCTTCTCTGTGAAGAGATACTGAGAATACCTTTTTGAGTCTAAAGTTATTAATGACTGTGACATAAACCATTAGAGGCATTTTTACCTTAGAAATCAACTAACACTGACCCTTTAAGTGGATAAATGTTATTATCAAAGCGCAAACCTGGCACCGGCATCTCACTGGAGTAAAAGGACTACACATTCACAGTCGCTTCTTTATGTATCTTCTGTGATTGATTACTCCACCGGGTGAACATTCCATGGATGGGAcggccctctcctcctggcaaCTCCTGGGATTACTACATTAAAGGCTGCTCCGAGGTGATCACCTTCCTACAGGGGCAGAGCTGCTGTGAAACCGCTGAGTCCCAGTCTCTGCACAGACTTACTACTGGCTTCCCACTGAGGCCTCCCTGCAGCTGCCTGATAGAAACACACTTCTCCCAGCAGGAGCCCCAGGGAGCTGCACGCCTGGCCCTGGTTTCACAGCAGGAGTTTCTCCAAACTTAATGGCCTTTGTTCTTTTCCTAACACCAAAGTCTGGGCTCATTACGCGGAGACTAAAGCTACGGCGGAGACTAAAACATGCCTGAGAACTTATAAAATGAGATGGGACAGCAGAAAGAAGTCTTCAGGGTCCTTGTCTAGTGACCTGAGGAATGCAAAAACACCTTTGCTAAACCCAAGAGGAAACACGGCTAATGGAGTGACAGCCTATGCCCAGTGCATTCTGAAAGTGGTGCCGTCCGGGGCCTAGCAAGTGCTTCGAGATGCGAGGTGGCCCGGGCTCCAGGTATTTCAGAGCTCGACACAGTCAATACTTTCCCCCTTCAAACACCGAGTCGCTGGACTATATGTACAATTTTATTTGCCGAGATCAATTTTATTCTCTGCAGTGGCTCTGGGTTATCCTTCAAAGGCTTTTATGCATCAGGCCGTGAGATTTATGTTGTATAGACGATCTTCAGTGTGTTCAGTACCAAGTGGAGGTActgctctctgccttcctccttcaCCCTCACcgtataaggcccgagaaatcatttggtctggccctgccaaggcaatcGCAGGCGGGACTCAAAactcaataaatctaggagcttttttcagagcaacataaatttatattaagaatcatatccaaatggcccttggctaaaaaaggttccccacccctgccctcgaGGGTGCACAAGGAAGCATTTGGCAAACCCAATTTAGGCCTAAGAGGAAagccaaggattttttttccccctaaaaattaatcctcatctgaggatatgtttatttattggtttttagagaaaggaagggagagggagagagggagagaaacatcgatcattgCCTCAGGTACACACCCCGACCTGGGatagaacctgtaacctaggtatgtgccctgaatggaattgaacccgaaaccttttggtgtatgggaccacGCTCCAACCAAGCCACCCCCGTCAGGGCAAGCCAAGGATTCTTAGCAACTTCTTCAAGTGAGGTGGGGGAACAGATCCACTTGGTCTGACCTCCTCTGAGGGGAAGAGTCCCACCCACAGCCCCGCCACCAACAATTCTCCCGTCATGACACAGATTTCAATGTGTGTGCACAAGCTCTTGAATTTCATAAGACTCCCTCATTTCTGTTCAGAAATTAGAACACATCTGGCAACTCTTGTGCATACCTGATCCTGAGCTAAGCATGGCCCCTCCATAGATCTCCAAAGCCAGCTGAGAGTAGGCAAAGCCAAAAACGGTGATGGTCAGGCCGGTCAGCAGGGCCAGCTTGAGCAGGGACTCCAACACCGTGGCGGCCACAGCAACATCCTCCTGGTGccggggagagggaaggaagttggatgaATCATGAGCTGAAGGAAAACCTCACATCTGGCCTCCCCTGTGCTGTTTCCTGGCCACTCCTTCAGTTGGTGAGGGCATCACTGCTTTCTGCAGCCCGGGCTTGTCTGTCAGTcagcaaaggaaagaaaggacaaTGTGTGCCTCCTTCGGGAGTGCAGGGGCGGCTTCGTGTCGAACTCATTAGGATAAACTATGTCACACGCTTCTTAGGAAACACTGTCCCCTCTGATATTTACTCTTAAATGAGATAGCCATGTTTTACATTGCCAGCTAGCTTTGCCTTTGCCGGTGTTCTTCTCCTGACAAACATCTCCGAATCCTGAGGTTCCTGTCAGTGTACTTAGGAAAAGATCCATAAATCAAATGGAGAACCAGATTAGCTCATTGTGAGATACTGTGCTTAAACGATATTTTGCAAAATGTCCTCTAAGACATGTTAAGAGGTTGGCTTAGCTTGCTTTTCATTCTAAAATAATCCAGACATTTTCAATGGTTTTAGAAAAGGGGAAGTTTATATAACCAAATACTTCTGGATTAAAACCTCTTCTGTATTTACCAATTGGAGTAGGTAGATTCTCACGGTCAGAATGTAGCTCTGGGCACTTGACAGTCCTTAAGAAGCTTAAACAACTGGTGTGGCGAGAGAAACCAAATGGCCAGGTCCTTCCCTCCCCAGGTTCTCGGTCAGCCTTGCCCCAGTCTCTGGGTCCCTTGGCTCACCTCTGGGTCTTACACCCAAGACTAGACCAGGGAGGGGGTCTGTGCTGCATTGGGGACAGCCATCAAGAGTTCTGAGAGGGCTGGGTCAAGAATAAGGTCACTAAGAGGGACACGAGGTGAAAGAAAGGGCCAGccagtgagaaagggagaggctgTGAAAGACGTGAGCACAGGGTCCTGCCAGCATGCATCCAGAATggagaacaagcatgtcaaactcgcggcccacaacgaatatttaataaaaattttgtaatttaatttttgcaatatcctgttatacataattactgataacgaactacaacattcactagaGACTAGATTACTATAatggtgttgcattcatttccctcacgCGCCTTACGcccaggcgcaccatttctctccactaatactagcaacAAATATTTGAGCAGCCGactgccacatcattagtcttgtactggcttgtttggtgtgcgcaacaggaagtattttattttcagagaacaagaaaaataggcttattttcattacacttattaatttgtgcagttattcagtgtctggtaagttaatgttcaagaaaaaatattaaattttattaaaatgttctattattttatgttaatgactactcatttatttcagccctttgtattcagcatgtctctatcaaaataaacctacctttctatgaaaactgaagcttttgtttttttgcggcccacatcaacttaaaccttgtttatttggtccgtgttagcctttgagtttgacaggcTTGGTGTAGAAAAATGAAATCTAGAAGAACATTTCAGATCAGACAGAAGGGAAACAGACTGCTCCACATTTTTGTCTATTTATCTTGCAATTAGAGAGAGAGTTCATTTGAGATGGTGACATAAGAACCAGGACTACCTGCTTCTGAAGTGTGgcatccttctccctctccagcaCCTTcgcaaagaatatataaaaactctcCTCTATTGGCTGGAAAATTAATCTGGCCACAAGGGAGCCAAGATTATTCACTATATCATATACACctacaaaacaaaaagaagaaacagcaatcctactGGGTTTCCTCTGAATTTTCTCAGCACTATTAACTTTTtatctaattcaatttttaaaataaaactttttggtATAACTATAGTCACATGTAGTTGTAAAAAATAATAGATCCAGGTACTCTTTGCCCAGTTTCCCTGAAGAGTGACATCTTGCAAAACTCTAGTACAATGTCACAACTAGGACACTGACATTGACAATTAAGAtacagccctagtcagtttggctcagtggatagagcatcagcctgcagaatgaagggtcccaggctcaattctggtcaagggcatgtacctcggctgcaggctcaatctccagccctggtcagagcatgtgcaggaagcaaccaactgatgtgtctatctcacatcgatgtttttctctctttctctccctcccttccactctctctaaaaatcaatggaaaaatatcctcgggtgaggattaacaacaacaaaagatacaGAATACTTCCTTCACCAGCACTTTTCTATAAAAGTCATTAATACCACGTgggttttttcctatttttatttccactACTCCGAggttatattaaatatatatatgaaaaaattattGAGCCCTAGGTAGCCACACAAACATGGGGTGTATCTTTGTGACTGTGATGATAAGctcccttttctcttctcttagcccctccccacccccaaaatgaGCATCAGAGCTCTGCGGAAAGCAGGGTAAGGCGGGATCTCAACAGAGAGCCTGCcactgtatatatttataaaggcCTACAATTTTCAATCTTCAGGactcatgtttgtttgtttttatgcccttgaccggaatcgaacctgggacccttgagtccacaggccaacgctctatccac
This window encodes:
- the RFT1 gene encoding protein RFT1 homolog isoform X3, producing the protein MGSQEVLGQAARLASSGLLLQVNAALLDHHLPGQRGLPESMSEWEHPARLGPDHQPPVANVMAESLSVILRSVLTAFLVLWFPHWGLHIFSLAQLFYTTVLVLCYVTYFKKLLGFPRSTKQQTLPVSRMADLLPRILRSRAFINWKEAKLTWSFFKQSFLKQILTEGERYVMTFLNVLNFGDQGVYDIVNNLGSLVARLIFQPIEESFYIFFAKVLEREKDATLQKQEDVAVAATVLESLLKLALLTGLTITVFGFAYSQLALEIYGGAMLSSGSGPVLLRTYCLYVLLLAINGVTECFTFAAMSKEQVDRYNFTMLALSSSFLVLSYLLTRWCGSVGFILANCFNMGIRITQSLCFIHRYYRESPHRPLAGLQLSPVLLGAFALSGGITGVSEAFLCCEQGWLFRLAHVAVGAFCLGATLGTAFLTETKLIHFLRTQLGVSRLADKMT